In one window of Agromyces badenianii DNA:
- a CDS encoding sensor histidine kinase: MPENGKWRNGMRVEVPAVFGAVIAELHERLLERGSVLATAEVLDGGLEFQARSILAETFAVLGGDVESPLVTVDYSDPEVLSAHGQRSAVLDIDPSEPLMAAEVLFGVALPLVADAVAVAGGRRRDLDVARALHHAIWRRFPPGAIAYVEVLRDRLRSSDREARLRLARELHDRIAHGIAAGVQRLEAAQLRRPDEEVAAAIGILRGSLLDTQDIAVDLRAQVGDSELAEALEEYAYATGGRGTLPVHVAQVGTVRPLSELAREELFTIIAEATRNARTHAQQATAVNARLEWSPTALQVTVTDDGLGYDDTARKPTSFGLRGIAERARTIGATIEFLNAPSAAGIRLTLQFAGSGTT; encoded by the coding sequence ATGCCGGAGAACGGCAAGTGGAGGAACGGAATGCGGGTTGAAGTGCCTGCGGTCTTCGGCGCGGTGATCGCCGAGCTGCATGAGCGGCTACTGGAACGAGGGAGTGTGCTGGCGACCGCCGAGGTGCTCGATGGCGGGCTGGAGTTTCAGGCCCGGTCGATCCTCGCGGAGACCTTCGCGGTGCTCGGCGGAGACGTCGAGTCACCCCTGGTCACGGTTGACTACAGCGATCCCGAGGTGTTGAGTGCGCACGGGCAGCGGTCCGCGGTATTGGACATCGATCCGTCGGAGCCGCTGATGGCTGCAGAAGTGCTGTTCGGCGTGGCGCTGCCGCTCGTTGCGGATGCGGTCGCCGTCGCTGGGGGTCGGCGACGGGATCTGGATGTTGCCCGGGCGTTGCATCATGCGATCTGGCGGCGGTTCCCGCCCGGCGCGATCGCCTATGTGGAGGTGCTTCGGGATCGACTGCGATCATCGGACCGCGAGGCGCGGTTGCGTCTCGCACGCGAGTTGCATGATCGAATCGCGCACGGCATCGCTGCCGGTGTGCAGCGGTTGGAGGCGGCCCAGCTGCGTCGACCGGATGAGGAAGTCGCTGCGGCGATCGGGATTCTCCGTGGTTCGCTCTTGGACACGCAGGACATCGCCGTCGACCTCCGGGCGCAGGTCGGTGACAGTGAACTGGCTGAGGCCCTGGAGGAATACGCGTACGCGACGGGAGGACGCGGCACGCTGCCCGTCCATGTCGCGCAGGTCGGCACGGTCAGGCCGCTGAGTGAGCTTGCCCGCGAGGAGCTGTTCACGATCATCGCTGAAGCGACCCGTAACGCCCGCACTCACGCACAGCAGGCAACCGCGGTGAACGCGCGACTGGAGTGGTCGCCGACCGCGCTGCAGGTCACGGTCACCGACGACGGGCTCGGCTACGACGACACCGCTCGCAAGCCGACCTCGTTCGGGCTGCGAGGAATAGCCGAGCGTGCTCGCACGATCGGGGCCACGATCGAGTTTCTCAACGCCCCCAGTGCTGCGGGCATCCGACTCACCCTGCAGTTCGCGGGCAGTGGCACGACGTGA
- a CDS encoding TetR/AcrR family transcriptional regulator produces the protein MEIMNSAPPPSRAGRPRASAENLNTRVSSRQQILDAAAALFSEAGFSGSSTRAIADRVGIRQQSLYYHFAGKDDILAELLSGSVRPSIDFVEGIEAWVPDELSPAGALFALASIDARTLRRTPHNIGTLYLMPEIQDPRYDAFRNQRRELRAIYGRLGAAAAHPDVTGTITEERIGAILIQLTEVVIQLRRDDQGATGDDDATIAASCLRVLGLSTAEISAAREEADRITALVQRSAAQPA, from the coding sequence ATGGAAATCATGAACTCCGCACCACCGCCCAGCAGAGCCGGCCGTCCCCGCGCCAGCGCTGAGAACCTCAACACACGGGTCTCTTCCCGGCAGCAGATCCTCGATGCCGCCGCCGCACTGTTTTCGGAGGCGGGATTCTCCGGATCATCGACGCGTGCGATCGCAGACCGGGTCGGCATTCGCCAGCAGTCGCTCTACTACCATTTCGCGGGGAAGGACGACATCCTCGCCGAACTGCTCAGCGGATCCGTACGCCCCAGCATCGATTTCGTGGAGGGAATCGAGGCGTGGGTGCCCGACGAGCTCAGCCCGGCGGGTGCGTTGTTCGCCCTCGCCAGCATCGACGCGCGCACGCTCCGCCGCACCCCGCACAACATCGGCACCCTCTATCTCATGCCCGAGATACAGGACCCACGGTATGACGCGTTCCGCAATCAGCGTCGTGAATTGCGGGCGATCTACGGACGGCTGGGGGCTGCCGCCGCCCACCCTGATGTCACCGGCACCATCACTGAGGAACGCATCGGCGCGATCCTCATCCAGCTCACCGAAGTCGTCATCCAGTTGCGGCGCGACGACCAAGGCGCAACGGGTGACGACGACGCCACGATCGCTGCGTCCTGTCTCCGCGTACTCGGGCTGTCGACAGCCGAGATCTCGGCGGCGCGCGAGGAAGCCGATCGGATCACCGCCCTCGTGCAGCGATCCGCCGCGCAACCGGCCTGA
- a CDS encoding response regulator transcription factor, which translates to MTSAASVTVVIADDHELFRDGLRAMLTAADGVRVVGEAATHDQAYQRVLATRPDVLLLDVEMPGIPVLSTISRVRAEAPATRILIVTMHRDRVLANHLRAAGAAGFVSKSAPASELVDAIHAAIDVPDPIRRPELVASVLSLREKEVMRLIAQGLSNDEIGRSLSISVGTVKRHNTNIFSKLGATSRTDAVRKASRLGEIQSP; encoded by the coding sequence GTGACGAGCGCGGCATCCGTCACCGTCGTCATCGCGGACGATCACGAGCTCTTCCGGGACGGTCTGCGGGCGATGCTCACGGCCGCCGATGGGGTGCGGGTCGTCGGCGAGGCCGCGACGCACGACCAGGCATACCAGCGGGTGCTCGCGACGCGACCCGATGTGCTGCTGCTCGACGTCGAGATGCCCGGCATTCCAGTGCTGTCGACGATCAGCCGGGTCCGAGCCGAGGCCCCGGCGACGCGGATCCTCATCGTCACGATGCACCGCGACCGGGTCCTCGCGAATCACCTGCGCGCGGCCGGCGCGGCCGGATTCGTGTCGAAGTCGGCCCCAGCGAGTGAACTGGTCGACGCGATCCATGCTGCGATCGACGTGCCCGACCCCATTCGCCGACCAGAGCTCGTCGCATCGGTGCTGTCTCTGCGCGAGAAGGAAGTGATGCGGTTGATCGCACAAGGCCTGTCCAACGACGAGATCGGTCGGTCGTTGTCGATCTCGGTCGGCACGGTCAAACGCCACAACACGAACATCTTCAGCAAGCTCGGAGCGACCTCTCGCACCGACGCAGTGCGGAAAGCATCACGGCTCGGGGAGATCCAATCGCCGTGA
- a CDS encoding DUF1801 domain-containing protein → MAAKQPAMSPSDLPVEEVLDRATGPRRAEADELLAILGEISGEQPVVWAGRIIGFGEFEYRYESGRGGRSPRLAFAPGPTKHTIYLPENFSERWPDLVAGLGKHRASKVCLYLTRLTGVDRSALRALLERALAETRSQAG, encoded by the coding sequence ATGGCAGCGAAGCAGCCCGCGATGTCACCATCCGACCTGCCGGTCGAGGAAGTGCTCGACCGCGCCACGGGTCCTCGGCGCGCCGAGGCCGACGAACTGCTCGCGATTCTCGGCGAGATCAGCGGCGAGCAGCCGGTCGTGTGGGCGGGCCGCATCATCGGTTTCGGAGAGTTCGAGTACCGCTACGAGAGCGGGCGCGGGGGCCGCTCTCCCCGCCTCGCCTTCGCGCCAGGCCCCACGAAGCACACGATCTACCTCCCGGAGAATTTCTCGGAGCGCTGGCCCGATCTCGTAGCCGGGCTCGGCAAGCATCGTGCGAGCAAGGTCTGCCTCTACCTCACGCGGTTGACGGGGGTGGATCGCAGCGCGCTGCGCGCTCTGCTGGAGCGAGCGCTCGCCGAGACGCGATCGCAAGCGGGCTGA
- a CDS encoding helix-turn-helix transcriptional regulator: MKNDLAGRRAARDWTQADLAAALGVSRQTVISIERGRFDPSLPLAFLIAQTFDCAIEDIFTPD; encoded by the coding sequence ATGAAGAACGACCTCGCCGGTCGCCGCGCCGCGCGAGACTGGACGCAGGCCGACTTGGCTGCGGCACTCGGCGTGTCGAGGCAGACGGTCATCTCGATCGAGCGGGGCCGGTTCGATCCCTCATTGCCGCTGGCGTTCCTCATCGCCCAGACGTTCGATTGCGCCATCGAAGACATCTTCACGCCCGACTGA